One window of Methanogenium organophilum genomic DNA carries:
- a CDS encoding molybdopterin oxidoreductase family protein: MKFRYSSTICPFCSTGCSFNIAVRDGAVVASGPYHRSPVNDGKTCPKGHYAYEMISGNERIYSPLIRKNGALTECSWEEALAYATKKLAEYAGPEIGIVASGHTTNEDIYALKCLADIMGSDNFTSPAAVGIDAAAGSIADIADADCIVVVGNLALSHPLIARRVANAKDRGAKVTVVDTYLSPTARLADEFIQATPGSECKAVKEAAKFIEGENAYVLFGISAGDAEASIAAAALNVAEDKGVAFFAFPAQSNGRGALDIGAFTPIERVLADKTIKAWYIMGEEMGAVEADFVVVQDAFMTVTAQYADVVLPAAVFAETEGTATNAERRVQRLHQATEPAEGTKPHWRIVADVASGLGTDLEYETSEEVFTDIAANVKGYDGLTYAALEKDGFLIAPRKASVSAGPEPASVKTSDEFPIVLSMTPTIWHGFGSAGTYSKNCPTLVQESPGIWIGINPDDAKEKGLQNGTKVTVSSNIGELTAAVKVMNSVAVRTAIIPAMRMKDICACAVTGGRKTCAVRIEEVA; this comes from the coding sequence ATGAAATTCAGATACAGTTCAACGATCTGTCCGTTTTGTTCAACGGGCTGCTCATTTAATATAGCAGTTCGTGACGGAGCAGTTGTAGCATCCGGACCATACCACCGTTCCCCCGTGAATGATGGTAAGACGTGCCCGAAGGGTCATTATGCATATGAAATGATTTCAGGAAACGAGCGGATATATTCACCTCTTATCCGCAAGAATGGTGCTCTGACTGAGTGCAGCTGGGAAGAGGCACTTGCCTATGCCACAAAAAAATTAGCCGAATATGCAGGCCCCGAGATAGGTATTGTTGCATCAGGACATACGACAAACGAAGATATCTATGCCCTGAAGTGTCTCGCAGACATTATGGGTAGCGATAATTTCACATCACCTGCCGCAGTGGGCATTGATGCCGCTGCAGGCAGTATTGCAGACATTGCTGATGCAGACTGCATCGTCGTAGTCGGAAACCTCGCATTATCACACCCTCTTATTGCACGCAGGGTCGCAAACGCAAAGGATAGGGGTGCAAAAGTGACCGTTGTGGATACCTATCTCAGTCCAACTGCCAGGTTGGCCGATGAATTCATTCAGGCAACTCCGGGCAGTGAATGCAAGGCGGTAAAAGAGGCCGCAAAGTTCATTGAAGGAGAGAATGCCTATGTTCTCTTCGGCATCAGTGCAGGAGATGCAGAGGCATCAATCGCTGCGGCAGCACTGAACGTGGCCGAAGACAAGGGGGTGGCATTCTTTGCATTCCCGGCGCAAAGCAATGGCCGTGGCGCCCTTGATATCGGTGCCTTCACTCCTATTGAACGTGTACTTGCCGATAAAACGATCAAGGCGTGGTATATTATGGGAGAGGAAATGGGCGCTGTTGAGGCTGATTTCGTCGTCGTTCAGGATGCATTTATGACCGTAACAGCACAGTACGCTGATGTTGTCCTTCCTGCAGCCGTCTTTGCTGAAACCGAAGGCACAGCCACCAATGCTGAACGCCGTGTCCAGCGTCTTCACCAGGCTACTGAACCAGCCGAAGGTACGAAACCACACTGGAGAATAGTTGCAGATGTTGCGTCCGGTTTGGGAACAGACCTGGAATATGAAACATCAGAAGAAGTCTTTACAGACATTGCCGCCAATGTCAAAGGGTATGACGGCCTCACCTATGCAGCACTCGAAAAAGACGGATTTCTTATTGCACCCCGGAAGGCTTCTGTTAGTGCAGGACCGGAACCTGCATCTGTGAAGACCAGTGACGAATTTCCCATTGTTCTTTCAATGACCCCTACAATCTGGCATGGATTTGGCAGTGCAGGCACATATTCAAAGAACTGTCCGACTCTGGTACAGGAATCCCCTGGCATATGGATTGGTATCAACCCTGACGATGCCAAAGAAAAAGGGCTTCAAAATGGCACAAAGGTTACCGTATCTTCCAATATCGGTGAACTGACAGCTGCCGTAAAGGTGATGAACAGCGTCGCTGTGCGAACCGCAATAATTCCTGCGATGAGAATGAAAGACATCTGTGCCTGTGCAGTCACCGGCGGAAGAAAAACATGTGCAGTACGTATTGAGGAGGTGGCCTG
- the mcrB gene encoding coenzyme-B sulfoethylthiotransferase subunit beta translates to MAKYSDTIDLYSDDGKLLKSGVTIDKVSPLVNPASKKIIDLTKRSIAVNLGGIEGGLKAGKLGKGTIPGRELDLPIMANKDAIVAKIKEMVDVEGGDTVVNEFKGGNLLLIEVPAARLEAAATYDAAISSVAAATTYAIVDQFNIDAFNASTVKAACWGGYPHTMDMPGAGCTSVLNIPQNNEGIGFALRNIGVNHYVMMTGRNAMQGAALSATLETAGEFEMGGAIGPFERHMLLQYAYQGLNANNLVYELTKENGATGTIGTVVQSLVERAIEDKVIIAGKKGGYFQYYDTKDPMLWNAYAAAGTLAATMVNCGAGRFAQAVSSTLLYFNDLLEHETGLPATDFGRVMGTAVGFSFFSHSIYGGGGPGIFNGNHVVTRHANGCAIPCVVAACALDAGTQMFTPEGTSAIMGETYGQIDVFNKPIQNIADGV, encoded by the coding sequence ATGGCAAAATATTCCGACACTATCGATCTCTATTCAGATGACGGAAAGCTCCTGAAGAGCGGTGTGACCATCGACAAGGTCAGCCCTCTCGTCAACCCGGCATCAAAGAAGATCATCGACCTCACCAAGAGGTCAATCGCAGTCAACCTCGGTGGTATCGAGGGTGGACTCAAGGCCGGTAAACTCGGCAAGGGTACCATCCCCGGTCGTGAGCTTGACCTCCCGATTATGGCCAACAAAGACGCAATCGTCGCAAAGATCAAAGAGATGGTTGACGTTGAAGGTGGCGACACAGTTGTAAATGAGTTTAAGGGCGGCAACCTTCTCCTCATTGAGGTTCCGGCGGCACGCCTCGAGGCAGCAGCAACCTACGATGCAGCTATCTCATCTGTTGCAGCAGCAACCACCTATGCAATTGTTGACCAGTTTAACATCGATGCATTCAACGCATCCACCGTCAAGGCAGCCTGCTGGGGCGGATACCCCCACACGATGGACATGCCGGGCGCAGGATGTACCTCTGTCCTCAACATTCCACAGAACAATGAGGGTATCGGTTTTGCACTTCGTAACATCGGTGTCAACCACTATGTAATGATGACCGGCAGAAATGCAATGCAGGGTGCAGCTCTCTCAGCTACCCTCGAAACCGCAGGAGAGTTCGAGATGGGCGGCGCAATCGGCCCGTTCGAGCGCCACATGCTTCTGCAGTATGCATACCAGGGTCTTAACGCAAACAACCTCGTCTACGAACTGACCAAAGAGAACGGTGCAACCGGTACTATCGGTACAGTTGTCCAGTCCCTTGTTGAGCGTGCAATTGAGGACAAGGTCATCATTGCAGGCAAGAAGGGCGGCTACTTCCAGTACTATGACACCAAGGACCCCATGCTGTGGAACGCATACGCAGCAGCAGGAACACTTGCAGCAACCATGGTCAACTGTGGTGCAGGACGTTTCGCACAGGCAGTCTCCTCGACTCTCCTGTACTTCAACGACCTGCTTGAGCACGAGACCGGTCTCCCGGCCACTGACTTCGGCCGTGTGATGGGAACTGCTGTCGGTTTCTCCTTCTTCAGCCACTCCATCTATGGTGGCGGTGGTCCTGGTATCTTTAACGGTAACCACGTCGTAACACGCCACGCAAATGGCTGTGCAATTCCGTGTGTTGTTGCAGCATGTGCACTTGATGCAGGTACACAGATGTTCACTCCTGAGGGCACTTCTGCTATCATGGGCGAGACATACGGCCAGATTGACGTGTTTAACAAACCGATCCAGAATATCGCAGACGGTGTCTGA
- a CDS encoding 4Fe-4S binding protein, with amino-acid sequence MKHSYDPDSQSGVIVESGEEAFTVRLRIPAGIITPHQLQGIADAAEKYGGDGIHLTTRQTVEIPHVPEENLQVLGKVLEENGTPFGAEHLNVVNVTACPGTERCRLANIDSIPFALRIDQKYFGREMPVKTRIGISACPNSCVSERLCELGITGLLKPVRHPERCTGCGACVEHCLEDALEVKNGIVVLNDDRCIRCGACVHTCPYGVITAGDPVYEITFGGRRGRHPKIGRHLVTVTSLEAAEKAVDEAMYRIYRQAVGTHLLADQLDEIGFDLIVKSVRAKLPQDSVVDQY; translated from the coding sequence ATGAAGCACTCATATGATCCAGATTCTCAGAGTGGGGTAATTGTGGAGAGCGGAGAAGAGGCATTTACGGTTCGGCTTCGCATCCCCGCAGGCATTATTACTCCGCATCAGCTACAGGGCATTGCTGACGCTGCAGAGAAGTATGGTGGAGATGGTATCCACCTCACGACACGGCAGACTGTAGAAATTCCGCATGTGCCGGAGGAAAACCTGCAGGTGCTTGGAAAAGTACTTGAGGAAAATGGGACGCCCTTTGGTGCAGAACACCTGAATGTGGTCAATGTGACTGCGTGTCCGGGAACTGAACGGTGCCGTCTTGCAAATATTGATTCCATTCCGTTCGCTCTTCGTATCGACCAGAAATATTTTGGCCGTGAAATGCCCGTAAAGACCCGAATTGGTATCTCAGCATGTCCCAATTCGTGTGTGAGTGAACGTCTCTGTGAACTGGGTATAACCGGTCTTCTTAAGCCTGTTCGTCACCCGGAACGATGCACGGGATGTGGTGCCTGTGTCGAACATTGCCTGGAAGATGCTCTTGAAGTGAAAAACGGCATTGTTGTGCTGAATGATGACCGGTGCATCCGTTGCGGCGCCTGTGTGCATACCTGTCCGTATGGGGTGATTACTGCTGGTGATCCGGTCTATGAAATTACCTTTGGCGGCAGACGCGGTCGTCATCCGAAGATAGGGCGGCATCTTGTAACAGTTACCTCCCTTGAAGCAGCAGAAAAGGCAGTTGATGAGGCAATGTATCGCATCTACCGGCAGGCAGTCGGCACCCATCTCCTTGCAGATCAGCTTGATGAAATTGGATTTGATCTGATTGTAAAATCAGTTCGTGCCAAACTCCCGCAAGATTCTGTGGTAGATCAGTATTGA
- the mcrC gene encoding methyl-coenzyme M reductase I operon protein C, whose protein sequence is MPIGRVTQVVDCRESMGMGKGGGLAQRGTISECRHPDVIVVGMSPGRRHVTKPVCDITSALRREGVEFSVSTLVLNAGSGVPADAPKIAGSVLGAYFGLSGKEVSQIEQHKVAILHHGNVRSHVVEKVRFILSQADVRAVVVSQAPIDYEDLAKVGVKTAYVRPPPEHIRTKGEVAAIVSGVTRGQTPPRDKLAEVVQAVLKEMKKPN, encoded by the coding sequence ATGCCAATAGGTCGAGTAACACAGGTTGTTGACTGCCGGGAATCCATGGGGATGGGTAAAGGCGGAGGTCTTGCCCAGCGGGGCACGATATCAGAGTGCCGCCATCCTGATGTGATTGTTGTCGGGATGTCGCCCGGGAGGCGCCATGTGACAAAACCGGTGTGTGATATTACATCCGCCCTGCGGAGAGAAGGTGTGGAATTTTCGGTAAGCACGCTTGTGCTGAATGCCGGAAGCGGTGTTCCTGCCGATGCTCCGAAGATTGCCGGTTCAGTCCTGGGGGCATATTTTGGTCTCTCAGGAAAAGAGGTATCTCAGATTGAGCAGCATAAGGTGGCCATTTTACATCACGGGAATGTACGTTCCCATGTGGTTGAAAAGGTTCGTTTTATTCTCTCACAGGCCGATGTCCGCGCAGTTGTTGTCTCACAGGCACCAATTGACTATGAAGATCTCGCAAAAGTCGGCGTCAAAACCGCATATGTCAGGCCGCCACCGGAGCACATCCGGACGAAAGGAGAGGTGGCAGCTATTGTCAGCGGTGTGACACGGGGTCAGACTCCGCCGCGGGATAAACTAGCTGAAGTCGTTCAGGCAGTATTGAAAGAAATGAAAAAACCAAATTGA
- the mcrD gene encoding methyl-coenzyme M reductase operon protein D has protein sequence MTEAVVDYPQCRITPLRMLKPDSAESLLNEIVKIPGIVRMMINGPNLPRTVPYGPARGKPNPNTNRRIITVGGSEFELHVQVGTIILEVRDESVIEEIRALCDRFFSKFPYQLQTGKKYMRTQPTIVDYAKYGPDADPRMLGLTDPRNKEGPIIIQGR, from the coding sequence ATGACTGAAGCTGTCGTTGATTATCCCCAGTGCCGGATCACACCCCTTCGCATGCTCAAGCCGGACTCCGCGGAATCACTGCTCAATGAGATTGTGAAAATCCCCGGAATTGTCCGAATGATGATAAATGGTCCCAATCTCCCGCGTACGGTTCCTTACGGGCCTGCACGGGGGAAACCCAACCCTAACACCAACCGGAGAATCATTACGGTTGGCGGATCTGAATTTGAGCTTCATGTTCAGGTAGGAACGATCATCCTTGAGGTGCGTGACGAGAGTGTCATTGAAGAAATCCGTGCACTATGTGACCGGTTCTTTTCAAAATTTCCCTATCAGCTCCAGACCGGGAAGAAGTACATGAGAACCCAGCCGACGATTGTGGACTACGCCAAATATGGTCCTGACGCGGACCCCCGCATGCTCGGGCTTACAGATCCGCGGAATAAAGAAGGACCGATAATCATTCAGGGAAGATAG